A segment of the Clostridia bacterium genome:
GCGCAAATTAGGGATAAGTCGGGTTTTGAACGGCTGTTTCCCGCCCATGCTTCACAAAAAACAGCGGCCATACATCAAGTATGACCGCTGTTTTGTTGTTTTGCCTGAACGATAAACATCTCGTTCAAAACTGCTCCGCATTTTAAAAAGAGAGATTTTTGTGTCGGACAAGGCGAAAGCGCGATGGAATACTGTATGTATTCCGAGCGCTTTCAACGCAGACCGGCGCGAAAAGATCCTTTTTAAGACCGGCGTATTCCTGATTTGCACGCCCGAAAGGGCGGGGGTTTCTTATAGTTATGAGTTTAGAACTATGATGACGCTTCGCGTCAGTTAAGAGTTCGCTTCGCGAACGTTATTTCACCACCACGGGCGTATACCTCATCTCCGCGCCGGCGGGGGCGGGAGGGAGCGTCAGCGCGTAAAGCTCTGCGGCCTTCAGCTCATACGCGAACACCGCCTGCCCGTCCGCGCCGAGCTTTCCGAAGTCGGCGGGCTTCGTCAGCAGGGGGATATCCTTCTTTATCGCGTTCAGCCGCGCCGCGCCGCGCCCGTTCAGCCCGAGCACGCGGACGTAGGGCGGCAGCGGCGGGAGCGTCCCGCGCTTTATCCCGATCAGACAGCGCAGCAGCAGGCGGCGTATCCGCGCCAGCGTGTAGCGTTTGGATTTGACCAGCGCGGCGACGTCTGCGAAGCGTTCCGCCTCGGCGGCGGCTTTGACGATACGGTTTTCCAGCCCCTCGGTCACGCCGTCGATCTCGGCGATATCCTCCGCGCTCATTCCGCGAAGCAGGTGCAGCAGCGTGCGGTCGGCGGCGGCGGGGTCGGAGACCGGCGAGGCGGCGAAAATCTCCGCGCAGCCGTCGGGGAGCAGGCGGACGAAGTCCTTTCCCTCGCGTGCGAGCCCGCGTATGAAGCCGGCGGAGGCGAAGCCGCCGTTTTCTCCTTCGCCGTGTCCGGCGCCGGCGCGCTTTACGGTCGTTATCTCCATTCCGGGCGCGAGCTCCGCGGCGGCGTTGATATATTCGATCCCGAGCAGATTGTTCGGCCCGGCGAGCAGGGAAGCGGCCTCGCTGCCGACGCTCTCCGCGAGCGCGTCGGGGTAGGTCAGCCCGCGCCTTACCGCGCTCCTGACGGCCTCTCCGTCGGCGCGGCGCACCGCTTCGGCG
Coding sequences within it:
- a CDS encoding nucleotidyltransferase family protein, with amino-acid sequence MITGIIAEYDPFHKGHAFLAAKAREAGADCVAAVMSGNVTQRGEFACFGKRERVRAALECGIDLCVELPAPWACASAADFARGGVSLLRACGADTLLFGSESGDADALKRAAEAVRRADGEAVRSAVRRGLTYPDALAESVGSEAASLLAGPNNLLGIEYINAAAELAPGMEITTVKRAGAGHGEGENGGFASAGFIRGLAREGKDFVRLLPDGCAEIFAASPVSDPAAADRTLLHLLRGMSAEDIAEIDGVTEGLENRIVKAAAEAERFADVAALVKSKRYTLARIRRLLLRCLIGIKRGTLPPLPPYVRVLGLNGRGAARLNAIKKDIPLLTKPADFGKLGADGQAVFAYELKAAELYALTLPPAPAGAEMRYTPVVVK